The Clupea harengus chromosome 26, Ch_v2.0.2, whole genome shotgun sequence region AGGGGAAACTAaatgtctctccattcctcatTATAGGGAACTCTGTATTTCTTCTGTTAAACATTCTCATGTCAATTGTGgaagagagtcagagggagCCATTGTAATGTTGTCAGAGAAACGTGCAAGTCAAATTCATCCTGAACAGAAAAGGACATCACATGTATGGATTAGGTTAAGGGGGTATGGGAACACAGCATTGTCATTGAAAAGGgttgacacagacaaacatggctacctcgagaaaaacagactctgcactcacAGTAGTAATGGTGTAGTGTGTCTGTTAAACATTCATTAAATATTCATTTAACAGACACACTACTCCATGAGTTTattttcctgacagaatgtgGAAAATACAACAACATCAGGGAAAACTACTTCTCAAGAACAGAAGACATTTGCTCTGGAATGTTGCAAAATGCAAATCAaattggacaaaagtgtgtCAGACATTTGTGTGCAATGCGGACATAGTatgaaaatgcactgcaggggagcactggaggcaggcactgctaagaccctgatggccaatgaccatATCAGACATAGCACTGCAAATAGCTTCATGACGAGGATGATTTGTATTGTAAAACTTTTTTATTGGGTCTTATTTTTTTAGTTGGAGTCCTGCCAAGAATAAAGTTTTTATTACTAATATGAATTGCAAatattcttgtggtattttctGATATGTTTTTGTGGCCTAAACGGcacctcatttacatttacagtgccctccacaattattggcacccctaatgaatatgagcaaaacaggctatgaagaaatatgtcttttctgtttatcctcttggtcttttcactcaaaatattcacataaATCTTTGTAGTaatcattgaagtaaaattattgaaagaaaaaaaaactgttgacattaaataaatatatttccccaaaacatgtgtgccacaattattggcaccccttaatgtaatgttttgtgcctccctttgccaagataacagctctgagtcttctcctataatgcgtgatgaggttggtgaacacatggcacgggatctgagaccattcctacatgcagaaTCActcagatccttcagattctgaggtcaacgtttgtagactcggcttcagctcatcccacagattttctatggggtttaggtcgggggaccgTGATGGCAATGGCAAAAACCTTTATTCTCCTAGATGAAatagatgaattcatacacctAACCTCTCAGTATCTGAACTCCTGCAACATATAGAAAGATAATTCATTTTTGGTCTGCACCTGATTATTGACCAGAGGGTTGCCAGGAGTTTTACAAAATTAACATGGAAACCAGATCACAGTAGTGGGGAGTACTGCCAAAACAAAgatttcgatttttttttatttgctttcatGTTGTGAATTACGTTTATTCTGTTGTGCTCTTAATGTAAGGTACTTAATCAAAGTATTGCAAACATTCTAGCTGAGCAAAATACTCTAATGCCACCAACagtcaaaagaaaatgaaaaatgttaaCTGCGGTTAATATAGTTCAAATATCATTTCAGGTCTGACATCATATTTATCCTGTATCCTCTAACAAAgtttattagattagattcaactttattgtcattgcacagagtacaagtactgagacaacgaaatgcagtgtagcctctaaccagaagtgcaaaaaagcggtaaaagtgcagagtatgtgcagtAAGAAATAAATATGGAATATGAACAGTATTGATACTAGCAGCAATAGAAGTAGGTAGTGTAGATATGAAGTATATATAAAGTGCAGATGTAAATATAAGTGGTGGTAGTAAGTGAAATGAAAATTAAGTGAATGAGGTAGTAAGAATATTATTTACAGAGTAAGTTAAGAGGTATGATATAAGTACGATAAATACAGTATGGGCAAGATAAgtatataaatagatataaatatgaatacactaTTAGTGGGATAATACAGTAGTAAAAAATAACTGTCTattgcaaatgttcagtggctggaggagggtgtgtggcagtccaagccagggtggaggagggaagtacagtcactggaggaggtgtatgtgtgtgtgtggggggggggggggggggctatcaccgtggtgcagagttcagcagggtgacagccgcagggaagaagctgttcctgaacctgctggtcccGGAAGTgaggaccctgtagcgcctcccagcggggggaggaggaaaaacagtctgtggctgcgcgccctccgcagacatctcttgctctggaTAGCCTCAATGGTGGGGGAGTGAGGAACCGTGATGCgctgggcagttttcaccaccctctgcagggttTCCGGTCCGCAAATGAGCAGCTGACCATAccatactgagatgcagtttgtaAGTATGCTCCGATGTACAGCGGTAGAAGTTCTCCAGAATCTGAAGAGACATAAGGGCCTTCTTCAGTATCCTCAGAGAAAAGAGACGCTGAAGCagtaaaagtgcagagtatgtccTCAGGAAAAAGAGACGCTGGTGTGCCTTCTTGACCAGgtttgagggtccaagagaggtcctcagagatgtggacaccagGAACTTGAAGCTTGCCACGCGCTCaacctccgtcccgttgatatggatggggtgtgtgtgccactttTCTACAAGCTTTTGTCCACAATGagctctttggtcttcttggtgttgagagccaggttgttgtcggCGGCGCACCACTCCGCCAGGTGCGGgacctcttctctgtaggccgactcatcgttgtcgctgatgaggccaatcaccgttgtgttgTCTAcaaacttgacaatggtattagaaccatgtacaggtgtgcagtcttaagtgaagagggagtagaggagggCCCACAAAAAAGACAAAGCTCCTCAATAAGCGGTGCCCACTACTGTACTAGAGCAAAACAATGGCACAGAAAATATATTATCCTTCATTTCCCATATAAAACATTTTGGTTAATAGTAAATCttgaatatatatacatttacatattcatacatttagtttttaTTCGAATGTTTAGGGCATAAAATTAGTTGACCAGCCATTGTGGGCATTTTGCTCTTTGTCCAGTCTTCTGTGTGTGCCACTTCTATtgttcatcagtctgcagccgGAAGCCCTGCAGAGGCCTGAGTGGAggagtcaatcaatcaattaattcaatcttatatagcgcttctctaaatacccgaagtcgctttacagagtccagtagtcattcaaacacagtcataccggtggtggtaagctacattaGTAGCCACAGCTGCAGACTGACacaagcgtggctgccaatcagcgcctacggcccctccgaccaccaccaacattcatacgatgcaatgcatgtctttatgatggtgggggaaaccggagtacccagagtaaacccacgcaggcacagggagaacatgcaaactccacacagaaaggacctggaacgaccaggATTCGAACCCaaggccttcttgctgtgaggcgacagtgctaaccactgagccaccgtgctgcccttGGTGCTCACCTTTAGCCCTGTGGCATGccggtgttcaggatgagggttgaggaggtgtggttctAAAACCAGGTCAGACAAAAGAAGCATTATATTAAGGCCACAGAGTGAGATGAATGAACtcatcagtctcctcaggaagaagagacgctggtgtgctttctttaccagggatgaggtgttgagggtccaagagaggtcctcagagatgtggacacccaggaacttgAAGCTGGCTTTTAAtataatgtggatgggttagtggtcagttccaaaggcttgtaatgtaatgtggatgggttagttgccaaaggcttgtaatgtaatgtggatgggttagtgttcagttccaaaggcttgtaatgtaatgtggatgggttagtggctaaaggcttgtaatgtaatgtggataggttagtggccaaaggcttgtaatataatgtggatgggttagtggccaaaggcttgtgatgtaatgtggatgggttagtgttaATTTCTTTCTCGGTTATTTGCAAGATTTTTCTCTGCTTCGATGAAGTTTAACGTATTTTTATGCTTCATTGCTCTTTTTATCCtaataatagtaaccttatgaggacactgtttAGTATCTTAATAGTATGTTTTAGTATGTTAATTCCTCCTTCCTTCTGATACTCAAGACAATTTCagttgctatataaataaaattgaatttaatgaaaTTACAATATTTGCAGATGCAATATAGCATACACTGCATTTATGTAGGCTAGCTGGTATGTGTTGTGCAAAACGTAGAAACGTTAGCCAAACCAACATTTTATACTGAACTTTGTTTTggtcttttattttgacactcttAACCGCTTTTAATGTCTCTTATTGTCGCCAGCTCCCAGGAACATTCATCACAAACAACGTGCTTGGAACCCGGAAACTAAACACATAGATGTTTACGGTGGTTAGAGTAGAAAGGGTTCCTAATAAGGCATTCGATGCTGGATTATAGTTATTTAATATCCTAATGTAGATGTTGTCCGTCTAAAATAAACCGAAGACGGCTGCAGAAGAAGTCCAACAGTTGGCATTATGAAGCTATGACCCCGACTGCCCGACGCCTAACATAAGTTTCTCTGGAGCTCCCGTTTTCTAGGTAAACCGAGCAGCCTTGTGATGCCAAATGTAGCCTATATATGCCATAACTCGggcatatctggtgtgtgtaaagtttgcgATAGGGGCTCATAtgcctctcccttgtacgtcgctttggacaaaattgtctgctaaatgactaaatgtaaatatgcgcCTAACAATAGTTGATTAACTCACTTAAATAAAATTGTCGATGTATGAAGTTTTTATCCTTTAATATAGAGCGGTGGTCTTGCAATCTGAGAGCATTTTCGTTCATTTCACGTCATGATTTTGTATTGTTTGGTGAATTTTGGTAAGGTAATTCCAtaacaatcagagagagagctagcGAGCAGATAATGAGCAGAAGTCTGTGAGCAGAAGCAGCCCGAGTGCACAagaacttaaactgaaacacaggacatcTCTGCAAGgaacagtgtatttgagtgcagaCAAACAGTTTTGAAATAAACCTGAAATAAACatgtacagatgtctgatttgggtaggatggcGATTACATTAAGCTcatacagatgtctgatttgggtaggatggtgattacatgAAGCCAGTACAGATTtatgatttgggtaggatgatGACTACATTAAGCCCATACGGATTTGTTCAAATatgctttttgtaaaatgtttctttgtttctgactttaaaaaatgtttaactgacttgtgtgatattgtacagAACATCCATTTGTCCCTGGTTatcttttgtcagatgttagttttttacttttttttagtctttgtgtctgtttgtgtctttgtggtgtttgggtatgttgctaatattttacttgcattacagaaatgtcctgctgggtttccattgcaaaagacagctgaggtctacaatgtcaggatctactgaaccatcacaactactcatgtcagtgaagaatataaaagaagaagaatctgattatttcctacaagagtatttgtttgaaattcagacagtggaggaaaagcctgaactggaacatgactgtaagactgagacgcacacatcaccaaccttgacctgcaaagaagaaaattcttctctgatggaaattaaagaggaagacGAATCTGAtaatttcctacaagagtatttgtttgaaattaagacagtggaagaaaagcctgaactggaacatgactgtaagactgagatgcacacatcaccaaccttgacctgcaaaaaAGAAAATTCTTCTCTAATGGAATTTAAAGAGGAACCAGATTTAACAGAATGTGGTGATGACGATtcttctacaagtaagttgctgacTAGTTGGTTAAGTAGAATTCCGATCGAATTAATTCCAATGTTTCGTTTAGATTGTCTAAACACAATGGTTAGCGAATGGTTCTTGTGCTTTACTCAGCAAAATATGAGTCTCATGGAGGGatgtctgtttcattgtgaatagagatactGTGGAAATACCTTAATCATGGGACACTAATGGAAATGGAATTCCAGCCCGGGATCCTATGTgatgctagtttgcattccaaaggGTTCTAtagctgattggctaggtttgaataAAGTAAGATAGTAGGTCAGACAATATATTAAGAAGCAATATGTTAACACCACAGAGTCAGATTACTAAACTCACCGTTTTAAGGCTGGCACTGgtatgctctggaagtatactgtatgtgtaattcaccagcagttcaactatactgtagttcttttttttgcagatTCTCACTGTGTCTTTGCATCAAAGGATAGTGTGatcaattttctttttccaaaacagaactgaagtcagaaatgtctggatttactgaaccttcacaactgcccacttctgtgaagaaggaaataaaagaagaagaattggatgatttcctacaagagtatccgTCTACAATccaaagagtggaagaaaagcctggactggaatatgaatgcaagactgaaatgtatatgtcACCTACCatgaccttgaaagaagaaaggtattcaccaatggaaatcaaatatgaagaagaatttgattcaagagaatatggtgactttgactcttcacctacaagtaagttgcttgtttattgtaatgtgttgtgtatatttataatACTTGAGTTGTAGAGAATGGCTAGCTTGTGCTCCACAATGTGAGACCTATTCAGAGAACAGAAACACTGTGGGTATATGTTAGTCATGGGATAATATCTGCAGCCTGTTACATTCAACAGTTTGAAAGTGTATGCCATCATTTTTTCCAAAGCTCTGTAATTCATGTATATGTACCtctgtttatatttacatttagtctctaggtagacacttttatcctaagTAACTTCTAAATGATTTTGTAGCAATTCTAGCAAATAAccaatatatacgtatatatttatttatttttgtattttttcaaaAGGCATATGTTTGCCTTTATTGTAGAAATGATGTaccagatagaggagaagagagatgtggCTGACAAATTATTTTCTAATATTATAGGAGACTTTCAAAGCATCCAATCTAACAAAAGAAGCAAAACGgagcataaaaaaacaaacaaagagagacatcacaaacgcccccagtgcagaaagacttcataccaTGAATTACATAAGCGACAGGACTCCAgtgagaaacaacatgaatgctcccagtgttttgAAACATTTGCTAGACGTTTCGATCTTGCAAGTCATCAAAGAAAACACAccggagaaaagccccatcagtgcagtataTGTGGGAAGGCTTTTAGTCAAATGTGTAAcctcaagacacatcagaggatccatacgGGGGagaagccacaccagtgcagtacatgtgggaaggtctttagtcaaatgtctaacctcaagacacaccagatgatccatactggggaaaagccacaccagtgcagtacgtGTGAGAAAGCCTTTAATCAATTGTGTGATCTAAAGAAACACCAGacgatccatactggggaaaagccataccaGTGCAATACATGTGGAAAGGCATTTAGTCAATTGTCTGGTCTCAagtcacaccagaggatccatacgggggaaaagccgtatcagtgtactacatgtggaaagtattccaggagtatctctgacctcatcagacatcagattacacatactggagaaaagccacatcagtgttctcaatgtggaaaggcctttacccaaatgtctaatctcaagagacatcagaggatccattcaaatgatgtgctgccctgctaatacaTGATGGAGTAGCACTTACTGAAATATTTATTGATTAGCTGAGTTTTAAACAATGTTTGATGTACAAGATGAAGTATTATTTTATCATATTTGAAACGTATAATGGGGTAGAGATTGAAACATTAATGATTAGGGTACATTAATTCAATAAAAGAATAACTTGAAGTGAGTGTTTtttcaagtatgtttgtgtgggggggatttgtgtctgtgtgggtatacaatatataatcgaCAAGCAGTATTTGGcgcaaaaaaaagtgtttgtgcGAGCTTCCTAGACTCATGGCCTAAACGGCACCAAATATGAAGGCTCTGGGCTCATCTTCAGCTCATAGATGTGTTAGtgtcagagatgggggagggggaggggggaactaaatgtctctccattcctcatTATAGGGAACTGTATTTCTTCAGTTACACATTCTCATGTCAAATGTGGAAGAGAGTCTGAGTGAACTGTTTTATTGTTGACAGAAAAGCGTGCAAGTCATATTTATCCTGAACAGAAAGGGACATCACATGTATGGAGTagttaaaaaaggaactcacttTCTCAGATATTCACATTTACCTGTGTGCCATCTATATAACTCCCCTTTCAAATACTACAATCAGAAATTATAACCCATAATAACTATATATGCCCGTATGACACAGAAATTATAAAGTTCCAATCTGAAGGTTCAGTCTTGGTTACTCTCAGATCACAGCCGTGTCACATTAAGtctaaaaaagaataataatccTGAATCATCCTCTGAGATcctaatatataaatatatgaatgtccttactttttgtgctatgtttatatatatgaaaGTAAggacatttatatatatatataaatagcacaaaaattactttttgtgctatgtttatatatatatatatatatatataaatttccttacttttgtgctatgtttatatatatatatatatataaacatagcacaaaaagtaaggacatttgtgtttggtagattatttctttgttgtaacagtgaccgtggttacatggattcgaataactgccttagtcggactgaaatcgcattatccgtttcatgtaagcaccttagtcggatcgtagtcggaccgcacatagtcggactaacacccctggataactcgatccgatccagttgatagttcgactattgcggcatgtaacggtgaattggataaggaactggactttgcgtctttgcgcatgcttgagatcccgccgccttcctccctccctccctgccaggtcgtgacccggaagacgaaagagacgatacgttgtctcaactgtacatactaacatactttatgaatatcctgcagactgtctcacaagcttattcttgttgactatgaacaaacataacagaagaggtccgaagatatgagtacctttacaacccctccttaaaaacgtataaggacgttcaaattacgatacttatgtggtgccagtgttgacaaaaacgttgactgcgactgtttggacagaacgcgctaattcaccgaacaaatactttcatattaatttcccaccacttgttagtcatgtcatccattcatatcgatgtgaatcaatcaatactaatacatctttaactgtgatgtgtttttgtttcatttcacaacgtatttactgtataatcaacgatagcaggtgcccgcttgtaaatagtccacattttatttgcttaaaacacacagcagtactgtcaaatcagaaagcaaatcagctgtcaaagggctgttacctgaccaaatacctttcaaactcgccttgcgcattgtcatatctataactagcctactggtacgtacaaaaggaaagcccacccgcgaaaatcatgtgtgcgctaacaattgtctggcgccaggtcttgggtaggaggcatgttgttccggggatatttagttaaatggtccgcgaatttttttttattggctaagtggtccttggtctgaaaaagtttgagaaacactgctttataagACAaaaacgatcatacactcccattgcactcaaacaaccacactcaaacgaggagatattgtatcaattagcctattaagtactgtatttattgattgcaaagagttcaacgttacagcaacataactttgctccggtcgctaaatctgatatatccgtgtgcatcatcgctctccctctctctctctgccacacccaccctgtaacctacgtgtttatacattatagaagcaagaccattatattgtaacaaatcacggaagcgtggtatatttgttatggctttttattaaacactaaaacacaacacactgtcacaatggcacgggctttatgccctggtgcaagttaccacgaacagactgtgctaccgtcacccacctgtataagctctgccccaacacagaacaacgacatgtaattagaacggtaaggaacatatagggaacgtcgttgagctagtgcatcacagagtataacagtatgcgcccgctgcacggcattacggggcgactatgccgggaagttaaaatattctggtttaaagttaatgcttgtgaaatcagctgtcactcggctattacctgaccaatacctgtcagaCTCGGtcatactattcacaactaatatgtccttcattctatcaaatatgatgacatttggtattgtgcccgcgaggcacgcgtgactttagttgtgttcggttatctggcgctgaaaaaaaccacgaattagtactgtcaaatcagaaagcaaatcagctgtcactcggctattacctgaccaatacctatcaaactcggtgatactattcacaactaatatgtccttcattctatcaaatatgatgaaatttggtattgtggccgcgaggcacgcgtgagtttagttgtgttcagttatttggcgctgccctctaaagacagagacgtgacaggtggatcgagatattttcccgtaaatacctttacctaaatacctttatagacaacatcgatcatacactcccattgcactcaaacaaccacactcaaacgaggagatattgtatcaattagcctattatgtattgtattaattgcacagagttccagtggcgcatgcagccgtacgcactgtgcgtaccttctgctacgcgagaagaagaaaaatatatcatgaacgcatatttattaaaatggggaaactaaaaaatcggagtacagacaactaatgcccagcgttgacgatgcagatacagagctggaaacagctaaatgagttacgcagtgaactttatcaagccctggaaagttcggcaaatttctagccaaacattcattgcgtcctgaaggtttGTATCtgtctacgaaaagactgactggacttgctctcatgaatattcacacagatttggaaatcgacagcgaagaagtactaaaacaatttgatgcaactgacagaagggcaatgcgtttaggctgtaacccattatttgcgcgcgtgtgtgaatgtgcgtgcgtttctctcgccttttatctttcacctttgaataatgtaacttataaacacatcggcctggcagaaacaaacaaacaaacaaacaaacaacccaagaggcaacacgcatttctggaccgatgaacagacgcgattcatgctcaatcaactgttgttgttattggtagtggtgaagaggtcaagcggaaagggctgtatcaccactagttgtaataaaaacagcgctacctatcgtatcggat contains the following coding sequences:
- the LOC116219726 gene encoding zinc finger protein 239-like; translated protein: MISYKREYGDFDSSPTRDFQSIQSNKRSKTEHKKTNKERHHKRPQCRKTSYHELHKRQDSSEKQHECSQCFETFARRFDLASHQRKHTGEKPHQCSICGKAFSQMCNLKTHQRIHTGEKPHQCSTCGKVFSQMSNLKTHQMIHTGEKPHQCSTCEKAFNQLCDLKKHQTIHTGEKPYQCNTCGKAFSQLSGLKSHQRIHTGEKPYQCTTCGKYSRSISDLIRHQITHTGEKPHQCSQCGKAFTQMSNLKRHQRIHSNDVLPC